A region of Maribacter algicola DNA encodes the following proteins:
- a CDS encoding mechanosensitive ion channel family protein produces the protein MNEKFSEAWSKMLEKLGSWFDTFILNLPNIIIAIVVFTISVIISRYISKGVSRLLEKTKLQASMRSLLSKIVSITVVLLGLFLVLGILNLSKALNTVLAGAGVVGLAVGLALQGALANTYSGIVLSYIKHIKFGDWIESNGFEGEVIDLDLRSVTLRQPDNNLVFLPNKLVVENPIKNYSTTAQSRVILECGVGYESDLTFVRDLVKKTILENFDSIENKEDIIFLYEEFGDSSINFETRFWIKSTSALEVAKAKTTAMIAVKKAFDDNGINIPFPIRTLDLPQKLKIVSGKEDEK, from the coding sequence ATGAACGAAAAATTTTCCGAAGCATGGTCCAAAATGTTGGAAAAACTGGGGAGTTGGTTTGATACCTTTATCCTTAATCTACCTAATATTATAATTGCCATTGTCGTCTTTACAATTTCGGTTATTATATCTAGATACATTAGTAAGGGTGTTTCCAGACTTCTGGAAAAAACAAAATTACAAGCCTCGATGAGAAGCTTGTTGTCAAAAATCGTTTCAATCACAGTTGTATTATTGGGGCTATTTTTGGTTTTGGGAATCCTAAATTTGAGCAAGGCCCTCAATACAGTCTTGGCAGGTGCGGGCGTAGTGGGATTAGCTGTTGGTTTAGCTCTTCAAGGAGCTCTTGCCAATACCTATTCCGGCATTGTGCTGTCATACATTAAACATATAAAATTTGGTGACTGGATAGAAAGCAATGGGTTTGAAGGGGAGGTAATCGATTTAGACCTTAGATCTGTAACCTTAAGACAGCCGGACAATAATCTGGTGTTTCTGCCCAATAAATTGGTAGTTGAAAATCCAATTAAAAACTATTCTACCACGGCCCAGTCCAGGGTAATTTTGGAATGTGGGGTGGGCTATGAATCAGATTTGACCTTTGTTCGGGATTTGGTGAAAAAAACCATTTTGGAAAATTTCGACTCAATAGAGAATAAAGAGGACATTATATTTCTATACGAGGAGTTTGGGGACAGTTCAATTAATTTTGAAACACGTTTTTGGATAAAATCAACCTCAGCCTTAGAAGTGGCCAAAGCCAAGACCACTGCTATGATCGCGGTCAAGAAAGCGTTTGATGATAATGGAATCAACATACCGTTCCCTATTAGAACACTGGACTTACCACAAAAATTGAAAATTGTATCGGGGAAGGAAGATGAGAAATAA
- a CDS encoding ferritin-like domain-containing protein — protein MSTYTEKVGDKLNDILEKTYDAEKGFKKAADNTDNLALKTYFENKAKQRYDFGHELKGEITSFGQKVEKGDSLTSKAHRTWMDIKAMFTSDDAEAMLEEAIRGEKAAIEEYDDVLRETSLPSSTSTLLKSQKMAIENGLSNIKTLEDLA, from the coding sequence ATGAGTACATACACTGAAAAAGTTGGGGATAAATTAAACGACATTTTGGAAAAGACCTATGATGCCGAAAAAGGTTTTAAAAAAGCCGCGGACAATACAGACAACCTTGCCCTTAAAACCTATTTTGAAAACAAGGCAAAGCAACGTTATGATTTTGGACACGAGTTGAAAGGCGAAATCACAAGCTTTGGTCAGAAAGTGGAAAAGGGAGACAGTCTAACCAGCAAAGCCCATAGAACCTGGATGGACATTAAGGCGATGTTTACATCGGACGATGCGGAGGCCATGCTAGAGGAGGCCATTCGGGGAGAAAAAGCGGCCATTGAGGAATACGATGATGTTTTAAGGGAAACTTCCTTGCCAAGCAGCACGTCCACTTTATTGAAAAGTCAAAAGATGGCAATAGAAAATGGGCTCTCCAATATTAAAACATTGGAAGACCTGGCATAA
- a CDS encoding DNA topoisomerase IB — translation METNLTYDIDFIEKLMNQPSEAASHLDLRYVARENLSILRVRNGKRFNYILHKKPIQKKRELDRIDRLAIPPAWEDVKISSFENAHLQAIGYDIKSRLQYKYHPIWVKIRNRTKFFKMVHFGESLPKIREQIEIDLSLSGWPRKKVMALILKLMEETHIRIGSQQYAKRNKTYGLSTLRKKHIKFFKEKLRFEFTGKKGKKHKITLRNKRLLSLVSKCEEIPGWELFQFYDEDGIKTSVDSSMVNDYIHEISGHLFTAKDFRTWSGTIIFYETLIELPKATSTKNIKKNILAAFDRTAKELGNTRNVCRKYYVHPLVVKKYEQGDLNLKTEDSEETSEATFLTNTEKEILKLIKDYKPLKNL, via the coding sequence ATGGAAACAAATCTTACTTACGATATAGATTTCATTGAGAAACTCATGAACCAACCCAGTGAGGCTGCGTCTCATTTGGACCTTCGATATGTGGCAAGGGAAAACCTATCTATACTTAGGGTCAGAAATGGAAAAAGGTTCAACTATATTCTTCATAAGAAACCGATTCAAAAAAAAAGGGAATTGGATAGAATTGATCGTTTGGCAATACCACCCGCATGGGAGGATGTGAAAATTTCCTCTTTTGAAAATGCCCATTTACAGGCAATTGGATATGACATTAAAAGTAGACTTCAATACAAGTACCACCCTATTTGGGTGAAAATCAGGAATCGCACCAAGTTCTTTAAAATGGTACATTTTGGGGAGTCACTCCCCAAGATTAGGGAGCAAATAGAAATAGACCTATCATTGAGCGGTTGGCCAAGAAAAAAGGTCATGGCCCTAATTTTAAAGCTTATGGAGGAAACCCATATAAGAATTGGGAGCCAACAATATGCCAAAAGAAATAAAACTTATGGTCTCTCTACGCTTAGAAAAAAACACATTAAATTCTTCAAGGAGAAACTCAGATTCGAATTCACCGGAAAAAAGGGAAAAAAACATAAAATAACATTGAGAAACAAAAGACTCCTGAGTCTGGTGAGTAAATGTGAGGAAATACCTGGTTGGGAATTGTTTCAATTTTATGATGAGGATGGTATTAAAACCAGTGTAGATAGCAGTATGGTGAACGACTATATTCATGAGATAAGTGGGCATCTCTTCACGGCAAAGGATTTTAGAACCTGGTCAGGAACTATAATCTTTTATGAAACCCTAATTGAACTGCCAAAAGCTACTTCGACCAAAAACATTAAAAAAAATATATTGGCTGCCTTTGACCGGACGGCCAAGGAATTAGGGAATACCAGGAATGTTTGCCGAAAATACTATGTCCATCCTTTGGTAGTAAAAAAATACGAACAAGGAGATCTTAATCTGAAAACAGAAGATTCCGAAGAAACGAGCGAAGCTACCTTTCTAACTAATACGGAGAAAGAAATCCTAAAACTTATAAAGGATTACAAACCATTAAAGAATCTTTAA
- a CDS encoding helix-turn-helix transcriptional regulator, producing the protein MITIKTTGSSTSDNVRQIQQQIGGVITERWGEYTLTLNNENATGNIRFVPFEWGVTLLEYDITFHDEVIFESNYAEYNPIRFYYCLEGNCGHRFGNQSKNEFKQLEQFQSVIIANTDDTPSLGYFTKGLKLSINVILITRRKFLKKRLNGVQELNKQLYNVFMDTDHERRFAFFGSYNLKLANKISALRKVRNKNGMIRIMQIEGLVYEILAMHIAQHERENKNSLPATSLLRRELKIIRDLANKIAKNVAKDYTLEQLSRESGLSQAKLQEGFKLLYTRTVTEYIRHVRLEAARDYLSNSDMNISQVVYSIGFSSRSYFSKIFKNKFGISPSEFQAHVKRPLTFEAI; encoded by the coding sequence ATGATAACGATAAAAACTACGGGGAGCTCTACCAGTGACAATGTTCGCCAGATTCAACAACAAATTGGCGGAGTGATTACTGAACGATGGGGAGAGTATACGCTAACCTTAAACAATGAAAATGCAACGGGTAATATAAGGTTTGTTCCCTTTGAATGGGGTGTTACATTGCTTGAGTATGACATTACCTTTCATGATGAAGTTATTTTTGAAAGTAATTATGCTGAATACAACCCAATTAGGTTCTATTATTGCTTGGAAGGAAATTGTGGACATAGATTTGGTAACCAATCGAAAAATGAATTTAAGCAACTGGAACAGTTTCAATCCGTTATTATTGCTAATACGGACGATACCCCCAGCTTGGGATATTTTACCAAAGGACTAAAATTGTCTATAAATGTGATTTTGATAACCAGAAGAAAATTTCTTAAAAAGCGTTTGAACGGGGTACAAGAGTTGAACAAACAATTATATAATGTATTTATGGATACGGACCACGAACGGAGGTTCGCTTTTTTTGGATCTTACAATTTGAAACTCGCCAATAAAATTTCCGCACTAAGAAAGGTTCGTAATAAGAACGGTATGATCAGAATTATGCAGATTGAGGGTCTGGTCTATGAAATCTTGGCCATGCACATAGCACAGCATGAGCGGGAAAATAAAAATTCCCTACCCGCAACCTCGTTGTTACGAAGGGAATTGAAAATTATAAGGGATTTAGCCAATAAAATCGCCAAAAATGTCGCAAAGGATTATACCTTGGAGCAACTCTCCAGGGAATCCGGATTGTCCCAAGCTAAATTACAGGAAGGTTTTAAGCTTTTGTACACCCGTACGGTTACTGAATATATTCGGCATGTGCGATTGGAAGCTGCAAGGGATTATTTAAGTAATTCAGATATGAATATTTCTCAAGTTGTCTACTCCATTGGTTTCAGCAGCCGAAGCTACTTTTCT
- a CDS encoding hypervirulence associated TUDOR domain-containing protein, with amino-acid sequence MIKKGAEVQWKWGNGYAKGKVKETFDHEVTKKLKGTEVTRKGKQGDKALYIQQDDGDYVLKRESEVEHI; translated from the coding sequence ATGATTAAAAAAGGAGCGGAAGTACAGTGGAAATGGGGCAATGGCTATGCCAAGGGTAAGGTAAAGGAAACCTTTGACCATGAAGTAACAAAAAAATTAAAAGGAACCGAGGTAACTAGAAAAGGAAAACAGGGCGATAAGGCCCTTTACATTCAACAAGATGATGGAGATTATGTACTTAAACGTGAAAGTGAGGTTGAACACATTTGA
- a CDS encoding Dps family protein, translating into MSYLVIDKKEVKPVVEELNILLADYNIYYQNLRGFHWNVLGKNFFDLHEKFEELYTDARIKIDEIAERILTLRQHPESRFTEYLKLSKVKEVSSLISDQKMVEHILTNHEYILKQMNTVIKKADEAGDEGTIDMMGGYIASLEKVSWMLDAWSKETRDQL; encoded by the coding sequence ATGAGTTATTTAGTCATAGACAAAAAAGAGGTTAAACCCGTTGTGGAAGAGTTGAATATACTTCTGGCGGATTATAATATTTATTATCAAAATCTAAGAGGGTTTCATTGGAACGTTCTAGGGAAAAATTTCTTCGACCTGCATGAAAAGTTTGAAGAACTGTATACCGATGCCAGAATAAAAATCGATGAAATTGCTGAGCGAATCTTGACTTTGAGACAGCATCCGGAAAGTCGTTTTACCGAGTATTTAAAACTGTCAAAGGTGAAGGAAGTTTCATCCTTGATAAGTGATCAAAAAATGGTGGAACACATCTTGACCAATCATGAATATATACTCAAACAAATGAACACGGTAATCAAAAAAGCCGATGAAGCAGGAGATGAAGGTACCATAGATATGATGGGTGGCTACATTGCCAGTTTGGAAAAAGTTAGTTGGATGTTGGATGCTTGGTCCAAAGAGACGAGAGACCAATTGTAA
- a CDS encoding DUF2652 domain-containing protein: MKATPTLLCIPDISGFTEFMSGTNFDLSSKVIPTLLNKIIYSNKIGLKVSEIEGDAVLFFKTGKLPPIRKLIEQCEHFYIEFYEQLEKLREQYKEEKDASTIPEVLGLKIILHYGEEVASTKVGNRIKLFGEDLIVAHRLLKNKIRMDEYILISEGLSSYYKEHDLDEQFEWGTLKKNYTEYDHVGKIHYHYINLKPLVKP; encoded by the coding sequence ATGAAAGCGACGCCTACCTTACTGTGTATACCCGATATAAGTGGTTTTACGGAATTTATGAGCGGAACCAATTTTGACCTGAGTTCCAAAGTTATTCCTACCCTATTGAACAAAATAATATATTCCAATAAAATAGGGCTCAAAGTTTCAGAAATAGAAGGGGATGCCGTGTTGTTCTTTAAAACAGGAAAACTGCCACCTATTCGTAAATTAATCGAGCAGTGTGAACATTTTTATATAGAGTTTTATGAGCAATTGGAAAAACTAAGGGAGCAATACAAGGAGGAGAAGGACGCCTCCACAATTCCAGAGGTATTGGGTCTTAAGATTATTCTGCATTACGGAGAAGAAGTGGCCTCAACCAAGGTAGGAAATAGGATAAAACTTTTTGGGGAGGATTTAATCGTTGCCCACAGGCTCTTAAAGAACAAGATTAGGATGGATGAATATATCTTGATAAGTGAAGGACTTTCCAGCTATTATAAAGAGCATGATCTTGATGAGCAATTCGAATGGGGAACCTTAAAGAAAAACTATACCGAATACGACCACGTTGGAAAAATCCATTACCATTACATCAATTTAAAGCCCTTGGTTAAGCCGTAG